A single Bifidobacterium asteroides DNA region contains:
- a CDS encoding chloride channel protein codes for MHIQRKPDQAPGSSRGFQLPRSWGLAVSVLCLGLLVGLSSGLLARFFELTQVGLLGFAETPKAPTAEAVPPIRRLASVTIAGLAAGLVWAWLRTRTRLVPSVGQAVKGVPMPPGRTVVHVLTQIFFVAAGGSIGREVAPREAGALLGGLWTRLGRRLGLRDQDGPLLVASAAGAGFAGIYIAPLTGAFFGIEVLLRRVDAEVVTVNLAMSALATLVGGSIKGFAPYYKVGSEPFRPWLMAVVLLIGPVMGLLGAGFRRMTSWAEAHRTTGPAAIWQLTGVALLTGLVALAVPQVLGNGRALAQMGMDQRLSAGFSGLQLAQSLALLVIFALAKALLTTATIRAGAFGGTLTPSIALGSAMGAVLGLLLACLVPGLPVWQCAVIGATSLLAASQQAPLMAMAMLMEVCHLPVMAFMPMGLAVALSTAVSRLFVAKA; via the coding sequence GTGCATATCCAACGAAAGCCTGACCAGGCTCCAGGGTCCAGTCGCGGATTCCAGCTTCCCCGCAGCTGGGGCCTGGCGGTCTCGGTGCTCTGCCTGGGCCTGTTGGTCGGACTTTCCTCGGGCCTGTTGGCAAGGTTCTTCGAGCTGACCCAGGTCGGCCTGCTGGGTTTCGCTGAGACTCCAAAGGCTCCCACGGCTGAGGCGGTGCCGCCGATCAGGAGGCTGGCCTCGGTGACCATTGCCGGCCTGGCGGCCGGTCTGGTCTGGGCCTGGCTGCGGACGAGGACCAGACTGGTTCCCTCGGTCGGCCAGGCTGTCAAGGGCGTGCCCATGCCCCCGGGGCGGACCGTGGTTCATGTGCTCACCCAGATCTTCTTTGTGGCTGCCGGCGGCTCCATCGGCAGGGAGGTGGCCCCGCGCGAGGCCGGGGCCCTGCTGGGCGGTCTCTGGACCAGGCTGGGTCGGCGACTTGGACTGCGTGATCAGGACGGTCCGCTGCTGGTCGCCTCGGCTGCTGGTGCGGGTTTCGCTGGCATTTATATTGCGCCTCTGACCGGTGCCTTCTTCGGCATCGAGGTGCTGTTGCGGCGGGTGGATGCCGAAGTGGTGACGGTCAATCTGGCCATGTCAGCCCTGGCTACCCTGGTCGGCGGATCCATCAAGGGGTTTGCTCCTTACTATAAGGTCGGCTCCGAGCCCTTCCGGCCCTGGCTCATGGCAGTGGTCCTCCTGATCGGACCGGTCATGGGGCTGTTGGGGGCCGGATTCCGGCGGATGACCTCCTGGGCTGAGGCCCATAGAACCACTGGTCCTGCAGCCATCTGGCAGCTGACGGGGGTAGCTCTGTTGACCGGTCTGGTCGCCCTGGCCGTTCCACAGGTCTTGGGCAACGGTCGGGCCCTGGCTCAGATGGGCATGGATCAGCGCCTGTCTGCAGGGTTCTCGGGACTCCAGCTGGCTCAGTCGCTCGCCTTGCTGGTTATCTTCGCACTGGCCAAGGCCCTGCTGACCACAGCCACTATCCGTGCCGGGGCCTTCGGCGGCACCCTGACGCCGTCCATAGCCCTGGGCTCCGCCATGGGCGCTGTTCTGGGCCTGCTGCTGGCTTGCCTTGTGCCCGGCCTGCCGGTCTGGCAGTGTGCCGTGATCGGTGCCACCTCCCTGCTGGCCGCCTCCCAGCAGGCTCCGCTCATGGCCATGGCCATGCTGATGGAGGTCTGCCATCTGCCGGTCATGGCCTTCATGCCCATGGGCCTGGCTGTGGCCCTGTCGACGGCGGTCTCCCGTCTGTTCGTGGCCAAGGCATAA
- a CDS encoding YhgE/Pip domain-containing protein, translating into MKTVLAIFRRDLWRILRNPVALVVTIGVAVLPSLYAWFNIMALWDPYSNVKNLPVAVVSMDRGAQSAQTGRINAGRSVIQELRGNNSLGWKFMDDDQRAIAEVHSGKCYAAIIIPERFSADLVGIVEGAGSRPALNYYVNEKKNAIAPKVTDTGASTIDQEINTVFVSAVSDALAGKVLQTAGDAQGAAEQSRSQVVGDLGEIIGQLDRTDGQLDRIGSTMGQARQTVAGSRSDVKDLQSQISATQATLSKAQDHMTRTRDDSLRFSSALNQALADGSVRLSSAVTDVNTVAGGITADLNATQDKVDRVNSGLGQLVDANGKAVDRLQTGLDQSGLHPGDPAYESIQRQIDDLKKTNQQQKAFLDAFKKNSSTALDSGKQAASDLSSAMTDTGDTGIKALTAASQSLTGTTMPNLLTGLDNLNASNGSLQGALSSLSTTAAQTDALLDQLDSTIGQAQSTLSTTRASLASVRSDLEGVRTDVAALGSSAAWNRMSQTLGLSPESFGKAMASPVKLDSHTVYPVSNYGSSVAPFYTNLALWVGGFILIAIYKLEVDKEGIRKCTATQAYLGRWLLLVFVGFFQALIATVGDLMLGIQCHQPALFVLAGVFASFVYINIIYALAASFRHIGKALAVVLVILQIPGSSGMYPIEMMPDFFRNLNPWLPFTYGINAMRETIGGMYGNHYWQDMLHIFWYLPAALLIGLVVRRYLLNLNALFDRRLGATDLMLTEQNHSADRRLSLGSLARSILGEGDYRAVIRRRAHRFLALYPTLIRAGLALVLLPVLFLILLFSTEAKIVMLIACIASIVLIDAYLIIVEYICDSYVQQLGLTERPGMDFHTLIRPRRQGPSAVTRLTTAVRESVLNRDEEDAHEDGDR; encoded by the coding sequence GTGAAGACCGTGTTGGCCATCTTCAGGCGAGATCTCTGGCGGATACTGCGCAACCCCGTGGCCCTGGTGGTGACCATCGGCGTGGCCGTGCTGCCCTCCCTCTATGCCTGGTTCAACATCATGGCCCTCTGGGACCCCTACAGCAATGTCAAGAACCTCCCTGTGGCCGTCGTCAGCATGGATCGAGGGGCCCAATCCGCGCAAACCGGCAGGATCAATGCCGGCAGATCGGTCATCCAGGAGCTGCGCGGCAACAACAGCCTGGGTTGGAAGTTCATGGATGATGACCAGAGAGCCATCGCCGAGGTCCACTCAGGCAAGTGCTACGCGGCCATCATCATCCCGGAACGGTTCAGCGCCGATCTGGTCGGCATCGTCGAGGGGGCCGGGAGCAGGCCTGCGCTGAACTATTACGTCAATGAGAAGAAGAACGCCATCGCCCCCAAGGTGACCGACACCGGCGCCTCCACCATCGACCAGGAGATCAACACCGTCTTCGTCTCGGCCGTCAGCGATGCCCTGGCCGGGAAGGTCCTGCAGACCGCCGGCGATGCACAGGGCGCGGCCGAGCAGAGCCGCAGTCAGGTGGTGGGCGACCTGGGGGAAATCATCGGCCAGCTGGATCGTACGGATGGCCAGCTTGACCGGATTGGTTCCACCATGGGCCAGGCCCGGCAGACCGTGGCCGGCTCCAGAAGCGACGTCAAGGACCTGCAGAGTCAGATATCGGCCACCCAGGCCACCCTGAGCAAGGCCCAGGACCACATGACCAGGACCCGCGATGACAGCCTCCGCTTCTCCTCCGCCCTGAACCAGGCTCTGGCGGACGGGTCGGTGCGGCTGTCCAGCGCGGTCACGGATGTGAATACGGTGGCAGGCGGGATCACCGCCGACCTGAACGCCACCCAGGACAAGGTGGACCGGGTCAATTCCGGCCTGGGCCAGTTGGTGGACGCCAACGGGAAGGCCGTGGACCGGCTCCAGACAGGTCTGGACCAGTCCGGGCTGCATCCCGGGGATCCGGCCTACGAGAGCATCCAGCGGCAGATCGACGATCTGAAAAAGACCAACCAGCAGCAGAAGGCTTTCCTGGATGCCTTCAAGAAGAACTCCTCCACGGCCCTGGACTCGGGCAAGCAGGCCGCATCGGACCTGAGCTCGGCCATGACCGACACCGGCGACACAGGCATCAAGGCCCTGACTGCGGCCAGCCAAAGTCTGACGGGGACCACCATGCCCAACCTCCTGACTGGGCTGGACAACCTCAACGCCTCCAATGGCTCGCTCCAGGGCGCCCTGAGCAGCCTGTCCACCACGGCCGCCCAGACCGATGCCCTGCTGGACCAGCTGGATTCCACCATTGGTCAGGCCCAGTCGACCCTGTCCACCACCAGGGCCTCCCTGGCCTCGGTCAGGTCCGATCTGGAGGGGGTTCGCACCGATGTGGCGGCCCTGGGATCCTCGGCCGCCTGGAACCGGATGTCCCAGACCCTGGGGTTGAGCCCCGAATCCTTCGGAAAGGCCATGGCCTCTCCGGTCAAGCTGGATTCCCACACGGTCTACCCGGTCAGCAACTACGGGTCGTCCGTGGCGCCCTTCTACACCAATCTGGCCCTCTGGGTGGGCGGGTTCATCCTGATCGCCATCTACAAGCTGGAGGTCGACAAGGAGGGCATTCGCAAGTGCACCGCCACCCAGGCCTACCTGGGCCGCTGGCTTCTGCTGGTCTTCGTCGGCTTCTTCCAGGCTTTGATCGCTACAGTGGGTGACCTGATGCTGGGCATCCAGTGCCATCAGCCGGCCCTGTTCGTCCTGGCCGGGGTCTTCGCCTCCTTCGTCTACATCAACATCATTTATGCCCTGGCCGCCTCCTTCAGGCACATCGGCAAGGCCCTGGCCGTGGTCCTGGTCATTCTGCAGATACCCGGCTCCTCGGGCATGTACCCCATTGAGATGATGCCCGACTTCTTCCGCAATCTGAACCCCTGGCTGCCCTTCACCTACGGGATCAACGCCATGCGCGAGACCATCGGTGGCATGTACGGCAACCACTATTGGCAGGATATGCTCCACATCTTCTGGTACCTGCCCGCGGCCCTGCTGATCGGACTGGTGGTGCGACGGTACCTGCTCAACCTGAACGCCCTCTTCGACCGGCGGCTGGGCGCCACCGACCTGATGCTGACCGAGCAGAACCATTCGGCCGACCGTCGTCTGAGCCTGGGCAGCCTGGCCCGCTCCATCCTGGGTGAGGGCGACTACCGTGCCGTCATCAGGCGGCGGGCGCATCGCTTCCTGGCCCTCTATCCAACGCTGATCCGGGCTGGTCTGGCCCTGGTTCTGCTGCCGGTCCTCTTCCTCATCCTGCTGTTCAGCACCGAGGCCAAGATCGTCATGCTGATCGCCTGCATCGCCTCCATCGTCCTGATCGACGCCTACCTGATCATCGTCGAGTACATCTGCGACAGCTATGTGCAGCAGCTGGGTCTGACCGAGCGCCCCGGCATGGACTTCCACACCCTGATTCGCCCCCGTCGACAGGGTCCCTCGGCCGTGACCAGGCTGACCACGGCCGTGCGCGAATCAGTCCTGAACCGCGATGAGGAAGACGCTCACGAGGATGGTGAC